A single region of the Enterococcus mundtii genome encodes:
- the queA gene encoding tRNA preQ1(34) S-adenosylmethionine ribosyltransferase-isomerase QueA yields MLTTEDFDFELPEELIAQTPLKDRDHSRLLVVDRKTGGMMDKHFHEIIEELNPGDALVMNNTRVLPARLYGEKVETGAHLEVLLLTNTEGDTWETLIKPAKRAKVGTEIIFGDGRLKAVVKEELDHGGRIIEFAYEGIFLENLEALGEMPLPPYIKERLEDPDRYQTVYAEENGSAAAPTAGLHFTTELLDEIKAKGVELVYLTLHVGLGTFRPVSVDKIEEHEMHSEFYRLTEEAATRLNQVRQNGGKIVAVGTTSIRTLETIGTKFDGEIKADSGWTDIFITPGYEFKVVEAFSTNFHLPKSTLVMLVSAFAGRELTLSAYQHAIDERYRFFSFGDAMFVK; encoded by the coding sequence ATGTTAACAACAGAAGATTTCGATTTTGAGTTACCCGAAGAACTGATTGCCCAAACACCATTAAAAGACCGGGATCATTCCCGATTACTTGTAGTTGACCGTAAGACAGGTGGGATGATGGATAAACATTTCCATGAAATCATTGAGGAATTAAATCCTGGTGATGCGTTAGTGATGAATAATACACGCGTATTGCCTGCGCGCTTATACGGTGAAAAAGTAGAGACGGGTGCCCACTTAGAAGTATTGCTTTTGACCAATACAGAAGGTGACACGTGGGAGACACTGATCAAACCAGCCAAACGTGCCAAAGTAGGGACAGAGATCATTTTTGGTGACGGCCGTTTAAAAGCAGTTGTGAAAGAAGAGCTGGATCATGGTGGACGAATCATTGAGTTTGCCTATGAGGGGATTTTCTTAGAGAATCTAGAAGCGCTTGGCGAAATGCCGTTACCGCCTTATATCAAAGAACGTTTAGAAGATCCAGATCGCTATCAAACTGTCTATGCAGAAGAGAATGGCTCAGCAGCTGCACCAACTGCTGGCTTACATTTCACGACAGAATTATTAGATGAAATCAAAGCAAAAGGCGTGGAGCTTGTGTATTTGACACTGCATGTCGGTCTAGGAACCTTCCGTCCAGTGAGTGTCGATAAAATCGAAGAGCATGAAATGCACAGTGAATTTTATCGTTTGACCGAAGAAGCTGCTACTCGTTTGAATCAAGTTCGCCAAAATGGCGGGAAAATCGTGGCAGTAGGAACGACTTCAATCCGCACATTAGAAACGATTGGTACGAAATTTGATGGGGAGATCAAAGCAGATAGTGGTTGGACTGATATCTTTATTACGCCAGGGTATGAGTTCAAAGTAGTTGAAGCTTTTTCTACGAATTTCCATTTGCCAAAATCCACTTTAGTGATGCTAGTCAGTGCGTTTGCTGGTAGAGAATTAACATTATCAGCTTATCAACATGCCATCGATGAACGTTACCGTTTCTTCAGTTTTGGAGATGCGATGTTTGTAAAGTAA
- the adhE gene encoding bifunctional acetaldehyde-CoA/alcohol dehydrogenase → MAKIMEKEETKTVDVQAMIDDLATKANVALKEMESFDQEKVDHIVHEMAMAALDQHMPLAKMAVEETGRGIYEDKAIKNMYASEYIWNSIKYDKTVGVINEDTQKGLIEIAEPVGVVCGVTPTTNPTSTTIFKSMIALKTRNPIVFAFHPSAQKCSAEAARVVRDAAIAAGAPENCIQWIEHPSIDATSMLMNHPGIAIVLATGGAGMVKSAYSTGKPALGVGPGNVPAYIEKTAKVKRAVNDLIVSKTFDNGMICASEQAVIVDKEIYAAVKAEFQAHQVYFVKPAELSKLEDAVMNEGKYAVNPAIVGHSAMDIAKLAGINVPEGTKLLVAELEGVGPDYPLSREKLSPVLAMVKSNSTEHAFELCEGMLNLGGLGHTAVIHSENEELHVQFGLRMKACRILVNTPSAEGGIGNIYNEMIPSLTLGCGSYGKNSVSRNVSAVNLINVKTVAKRRNNMQWFKLPPKIFFEKNSLLYLEKMENVERVMIVCDPGMVQFGYCDTVREVLARRKNDVKIEIFSDVEPNPSTNTVYAGTKMMADFKPDTVIALGGGSAMDAAKGMWMFYEHPDTSFFGAKQKFLDIRKRTYKIDKPEKTQFVCIPTTSGTGSEVTPFAVITDSETHVKYPLADYALTPDVAIVDPQFVMSVPASVTADTGMDVLTHAIESYVSVMASDYTRGLSLQAIKLVFDYLEKSVKTPDMESREKMHNASTMAGMAFANAFLGICHSVAHKIGGEYGIPHGRTNAILLPHIIRYNAKDPQKHAMFPKYDYFRADTDYADIAKFLGLKGKTTAELVEALATAVSDLGKSVGIDMSLRAQGVTQETLDTTVDRMAELAYEDQCTTANPKEPLISELKQIIIDAYNA, encoded by the coding sequence ATGGCTAAAATAATGGAAAAAGAAGAGACAAAAACTGTTGATGTACAAGCGATGATCGACGATTTAGCGACAAAAGCAAATGTTGCGTTGAAAGAAATGGAAAGTTTTGATCAAGAAAAAGTAGATCACATTGTGCATGAAATGGCAATGGCTGCATTAGATCAGCACATGCCTCTAGCAAAAATGGCTGTCGAAGAAACTGGCCGTGGCATCTATGAAGATAAAGCAATCAAAAATATGTATGCTTCAGAATATATTTGGAACAGTATCAAATATGACAAAACTGTCGGAGTAATCAATGAAGACACTCAAAAAGGATTGATTGAGATTGCTGAACCAGTCGGCGTCGTTTGTGGCGTAACACCAACAACAAACCCAACTTCAACAACAATCTTTAAATCAATGATCGCTTTGAAAACCAGAAACCCAATCGTTTTTGCTTTCCATCCAAGCGCTCAAAAATGTTCCGCTGAGGCAGCAAGAGTCGTTCGTGATGCAGCCATCGCAGCAGGTGCGCCAGAAAACTGTATCCAATGGATCGAGCATCCATCGATCGATGCGACTTCAATGTTGATGAACCACCCAGGAATTGCAATCGTATTAGCAACTGGTGGCGCAGGCATGGTAAAATCCGCTTATTCAACTGGTAAACCAGCTTTAGGTGTTGGACCGGGTAACGTTCCTGCATATATCGAAAAAACAGCAAAAGTAAAACGTGCAGTGAATGACTTGATCGTATCAAAAACATTCGATAACGGCATGATTTGTGCTTCTGAGCAAGCAGTCATCGTAGATAAAGAAATCTATGCAGCCGTAAAAGCAGAATTCCAAGCTCACCAAGTGTACTTCGTCAAACCAGCAGAGCTTTCAAAATTAGAAGATGCTGTCATGAATGAAGGTAAATACGCTGTAAATCCTGCAATCGTGGGACATTCAGCAATGGATATTGCAAAATTAGCAGGGATCAATGTACCAGAAGGAACCAAATTATTAGTGGCAGAATTAGAAGGCGTAGGGCCTGATTATCCACTTTCACGTGAGAAACTTTCACCGGTTTTAGCAATGGTCAAATCAAACAGTACAGAACATGCTTTCGAATTATGTGAAGGAATGTTGAACCTTGGTGGATTAGGGCATACAGCTGTCATCCATTCAGAAAACGAAGAGTTGCATGTTCAATTTGGACTACGCATGAAAGCTTGCCGTATCTTAGTCAACACACCATCAGCAGAAGGCGGAATCGGAAATATCTACAACGAAATGATTCCATCATTGACACTAGGTTGTGGTTCATACGGAAAGAATTCTGTTTCAAGAAACGTATCAGCAGTCAACTTAATCAACGTCAAAACTGTAGCGAAACGGAGAAATAACATGCAATGGTTCAAATTACCACCAAAAATCTTTTTTGAAAAGAATTCTTTGCTTTACTTGGAAAAAATGGAAAACGTTGAACGTGTCATGATCGTTTGTGACCCAGGTATGGTCCAATTCGGCTACTGTGACACTGTAAGAGAAGTATTAGCACGTCGTAAAAATGATGTGAAAATCGAGATCTTTTCAGATGTTGAACCAAACCCTTCAACAAATACAGTTTACGCTGGTACAAAAATGATGGCGGACTTCAAACCAGATACAGTGATCGCTCTTGGGGGCGGATCAGCAATGGATGCGGCGAAAGGCATGTGGATGTTCTATGAGCACCCAGATACTTCATTCTTTGGCGCAAAACAAAAATTCTTAGATATCCGTAAACGTACGTATAAAATCGACAAACCTGAAAAAACACAGTTTGTATGTATCCCAACAACATCAGGAACTGGTTCAGAAGTGACACCATTCGCAGTAATCACAGATAGCGAAACACATGTGAAATATCCATTAGCTGACTACGCATTGACACCAGATGTGGCAATCGTTGATCCACAATTTGTGATGTCAGTTCCCGCTTCTGTTACAGCGGATACAGGTATGGATGTATTGACACATGCTATCGAATCTTATGTCTCTGTGATGGCTTCTGATTACACTCGTGGGTTGAGTTTACAAGCAATCAAATTAGTCTTTGACTACTTGGAAAAATCAGTGAAAACACCAGATATGGAATCACGCGAAAAAATGCATAATGCGTCAACAATGGCTGGTATGGCCTTTGCCAATGCCTTCTTAGGAATTTGTCACTCAGTTGCGCATAAAATCGGTGGAGAATACGGTATCCCTCATGGACGTACAAATGCGATCCTATTGCCGCATATCATCCGCTATAATGCGAAAGATCCACAAAAACATGCGATGTTCCCTAAATATGACTACTTCCGTGCGGATACAGACTACGCGGATATCGCGAAGTTCTTAGGTTTGAAAGGGAAAACAACAGCAGAGCTTGTAGAAGCATTGGCAACAGCTGTTAGCGACTTAGGAAAATCTGTTGGTATCGACATGAGCTTGAGAGCGCAAGGCGTGACGCAAGAAACATTAGACACAACAGTTGATCGCATGGCTGAATTAGCGTATGAAGATCAATGTACAACAGCCAATCCAAAAGAACCATTGATCAGTGAGTTGAAACAAATCATTATCGACGCATATAATGCGTAA
- a CDS encoding DUF975 family protein gives MVSSGELKKQAKDSLKGRWGQAILLNLIPTLITIAIILILALPTALLIASMQDSSSIQEMVNGSSSSSSGGGIVSTIISALFMSGISWTYLDIIRGKRTTIEPFKDAFRGFSGVFFGGVLLLALVTTIFTTLWALLLVIPGIIKGYAYSQSYFIYYDVVTETGEKPKILDTITASRKLMDGYKGKLFWLDLSFIGWHILAIATVGIGYLWLNPYITATKAAFYEQLPKQV, from the coding sequence ATGGTATCTTCTGGGGAACTAAAAAAACAAGCAAAAGATAGCTTAAAGGGACGCTGGGGGCAAGCAATTTTGTTGAATCTGATTCCAACATTGATCACAATTGCTATTATTCTTATTTTAGCTTTGCCTACCGCTTTACTGATTGCATCGATGCAAGACAGTAGTTCAATACAAGAAATGGTGAATGGCTCAAGTAGCAGTAGTTCAGGTGGAGGGATCGTTTCTACGATCATCAGTGCATTATTCATGAGTGGGATTTCTTGGACCTATTTAGACATTATCCGTGGGAAACGAACAACGATCGAACCATTCAAAGATGCTTTCCGAGGTTTTTCAGGCGTATTCTTCGGTGGCGTTCTATTGTTAGCACTAGTGACAACAATTTTCACTACGTTATGGGCATTGCTTTTAGTCATTCCTGGGATCATCAAAGGGTATGCCTATTCTCAAAGTTATTTCATTTACTATGATGTCGTAACAGAAACAGGTGAAAAACCAAAAATCCTTGATACGATTACAGCAAGCCGTAAATTGATGGATGGCTACAAAGGAAAATTATTCTGGTTAGACTTATCGTTTATCGGATGGCACATCTTAGCAATTGCCACAGTCGGTATCGGTTATCTATGGTTGAATCCATACATCACTGCAACTAAAGCTGCTTTTTACGAACAATTACCAAAACAAGTTTAA
- the tgt gene encoding tRNA guanosine(34) transglycosylase Tgt — MTEPAIRYRLIKKEKHTGARLGELITPHGTFPTPMFMPVGTLATVKTMSPEELKEMGAGVILSNTYHLWLRPGEDLVEEAGGLHKFMNWDQPILTDSGGFQVFSLSDMRNIVEEGVHFKNHLNGSKMFLSPEKAINIQNKLGSDIMMSFDECPPFDESYDYVKKSVERTSRWAERGLKAHANPDRQGLFGIIQGAGFEDLRKQSAKDLISMDFPGYSIGGLSVGEPKAEMNRVLEFTTPLIPDHKPRYLMGVGAADSLIDGVIRGVDMFDCVLPTRIARNGTCMTSQGRLVVKNAQYARDFRPIDEKCDCYTCKNYTRAYIRHLIKCDETFGIRLTSYHNLYFLLNLMKQVRQAIMDDNLLEFRAAFFEEYGFNKENAKSF; from the coding sequence ATGACAGAACCTGCCATTCGTTATCGTTTAATAAAAAAAGAAAAACATACAGGCGCCCGCCTTGGTGAATTGATTACTCCCCATGGAACTTTTCCAACGCCGATGTTTATGCCTGTGGGTACACTAGCTACCGTTAAAACTATGTCGCCGGAAGAACTAAAAGAAATGGGTGCAGGCGTGATTTTGAGTAATACCTATCATTTATGGCTTCGTCCTGGAGAAGATTTGGTCGAAGAAGCAGGTGGCTTGCATAAATTTATGAATTGGGACCAGCCGATTTTAACTGATTCTGGTGGATTTCAAGTCTTCTCATTAAGTGATATGCGTAATATCGTTGAAGAAGGTGTGCATTTCAAAAACCACTTGAACGGCTCAAAAATGTTCTTGTCTCCTGAAAAAGCCATCAACATCCAAAATAAATTAGGTTCTGATATCATGATGAGTTTTGATGAATGTCCTCCATTTGATGAGAGCTATGATTATGTGAAAAAATCAGTTGAACGAACTTCTCGTTGGGCAGAACGTGGATTGAAAGCTCATGCGAATCCAGATCGTCAAGGATTATTTGGTATCATCCAAGGAGCTGGTTTTGAAGATTTACGTAAACAAAGTGCGAAAGACTTAATCAGTATGGATTTCCCTGGGTATTCCATCGGAGGTTTATCTGTCGGTGAACCAAAAGCTGAGATGAACCGTGTCTTAGAATTTACGACGCCATTGATCCCAGATCATAAGCCACGTTATTTGATGGGGGTAGGAGCTGCGGATTCATTGATTGATGGCGTGATTCGTGGAGTCGATATGTTCGACTGTGTTCTACCAACCCGAATCGCTCGTAACGGAACATGTATGACATCGCAAGGACGATTAGTCGTAAAAAATGCGCAATATGCCCGGGACTTCCGTCCAATCGATGAAAAATGTGATTGCTATACTTGTAAAAATTATACGAGAGCATATATTCGTCACTTGATCAAATGTGATGAAACATTTGGCATCCGTTTAACGTCTTATCACAATCTATATTTCTTATTAAACTTGATGAAACAAGTTCGACAAGCGATTATGGATGATAACTTATTAGAGTTTCGTGCAGCCTTTTTCGAAGAGTATGGGTTCAATAAAGAAAACGCAAAAAGTTTCTAG
- a CDS encoding cation-translocating P-type ATPase has product MDSYKKTIEEIAEETKVDIDQGLSMTEAKERSQKQGKNQFEEAPKESLFKKFIRSLSDFTTIVLLVAAVISFYTAFATEHGDLFEGLLIIAIVIINSVLAIVQEGNAEKALESLQDMNKQTATVLRDGKVEKVDAENLVVGDVLVLEAGSAIAADARLVETSQLRVEESALTGESEAVEKDAGYISQEDDSLGDQLNMVFKGCTVAAGRGKAIVTAIGMQTEMGKIAGLLNDHTMQKTPLQVRLNQLGKRISVIALAAAALVFLIGELQGEPLLEMFMTSISLAVAAVPETLTVIVTLTLAYGVQKMAKKHAIIRQLPAVETLGTANVICSDKTGTLTQNRMRVRRVWSKEDEVTDVEDSMTNSAMEILKMAALCTDVTVEKEDDELIVKGNPTEAAIVRAVEENYHTKEELEEKYPRVDELPFDSDRKMMTTVHKMGNKYISITKGAFDVLAPKFTSGDVEQAEVVNDRFGKRALRVIAVGYRTYDEKPQEITSEALEKDLRLIGLIGMIDPPRPESKGAIKRAKKAGIKTVMITGDHVVTASAIAKELGILTNSNEALSGAELRALSDEELDDRVKDLSVYARVTPEDKIRIVKSWQRTGAVVAMTGDGVNDAPALKASDVGCAMGITGTDVAQSAADMILTDDNFATIVDAVSQGRSVYQNIRKAINFLLSCNISEIFIVLIAMLVGWGAPFTAVQLLFVNVVADGLPGFALGREPAEEGIMNEAPIPKNEGIFARGLMKKIAINAGIFTVVTLFGYYLGSFVDTISPWVDASQEVGQTVAFLVLAYSSIIHVFNVRSSQSIFKVNLATNKSLVEMAILSLLITSAVALLPFTQELFGLVHISLNHWFLVGILSLIPIGVNELIKFHQLPDEEETVEAPESEM; this is encoded by the coding sequence ATGGATAGTTACAAAAAAACAATAGAAGAAATAGCAGAAGAAACAAAAGTAGATATAGATCAAGGCTTGTCGATGACTGAAGCAAAAGAAAGAAGTCAAAAACAAGGCAAAAATCAATTCGAAGAAGCCCCCAAAGAATCACTCTTCAAAAAATTTATACGAAGTCTTTCAGATTTCACCACGATTGTTTTGTTAGTTGCCGCAGTCATTTCATTTTACACCGCATTTGCAACTGAACATGGAGACCTGTTCGAAGGACTCTTGATCATTGCGATTGTTATCATCAATTCAGTTCTAGCGATTGTTCAAGAAGGAAATGCAGAAAAAGCATTAGAATCCCTACAAGATATGAATAAACAAACCGCTACGGTCCTCAGAGATGGTAAAGTAGAAAAAGTAGATGCTGAGAATCTAGTTGTCGGGGATGTGCTGGTATTAGAAGCAGGATCAGCGATTGCTGCGGATGCTCGCTTAGTTGAAACATCACAATTACGTGTAGAAGAATCAGCTCTAACCGGTGAAAGTGAGGCTGTCGAAAAAGACGCAGGTTACATAAGTCAAGAAGATGACTCTCTCGGTGACCAATTGAACATGGTCTTTAAAGGTTGTACCGTTGCTGCTGGTCGTGGGAAAGCGATCGTCACAGCGATTGGTATGCAGACCGAAATGGGAAAAATCGCCGGATTATTAAATGACCATACAATGCAGAAAACACCACTACAAGTCCGTTTGAATCAATTAGGGAAGCGAATCAGTGTGATTGCATTAGCAGCTGCTGCCTTAGTCTTTTTGATTGGTGAACTTCAAGGGGAACCGTTACTTGAAATGTTCATGACTTCGATTTCCTTAGCTGTTGCCGCAGTACCAGAAACATTAACTGTTATCGTTACATTGACACTTGCTTATGGTGTACAGAAAATGGCGAAAAAACATGCGATTATTCGTCAGCTGCCAGCTGTTGAAACGCTCGGTACTGCGAATGTCATCTGTTCGGATAAAACCGGTACACTGACACAAAACCGGATGCGCGTACGTCGTGTGTGGAGTAAAGAAGATGAGGTAACAGATGTCGAAGATTCAATGACAAATAGCGCGATGGAAATTTTAAAAATGGCTGCATTATGTACAGATGTGACGGTTGAAAAAGAGGACGATGAATTGATCGTCAAAGGTAATCCAACGGAAGCAGCAATTGTACGTGCAGTTGAGGAAAACTATCATACAAAAGAAGAATTAGAAGAAAAATACCCAAGGGTTGACGAACTTCCATTCGACTCTGATCGAAAAATGATGACGACTGTCCATAAAATGGGTAATAAGTATATCTCTATCACTAAAGGCGCATTTGATGTCTTAGCACCAAAATTTACGTCTGGAGACGTTGAACAAGCAGAAGTGGTCAACGACCGTTTTGGGAAACGTGCCTTACGTGTAATTGCAGTAGGTTATCGAACGTATGACGAAAAACCACAAGAAATCACTTCAGAAGCTTTAGAAAAAGATCTACGTTTGATTGGCTTGATCGGTATGATCGATCCGCCGCGTCCTGAAAGTAAAGGTGCTATCAAGCGTGCGAAAAAAGCTGGTATCAAAACAGTGATGATCACTGGGGATCATGTCGTCACTGCCAGTGCGATTGCCAAAGAATTGGGAATTTTGACCAATAGTAACGAAGCTCTTTCAGGTGCGGAACTCCGTGCGTTATCTGATGAAGAGTTGGATGATCGAGTAAAAGATTTATCCGTTTATGCTCGCGTAACCCCAGAAGATAAAATCCGAATCGTCAAATCATGGCAACGAACAGGTGCTGTGGTCGCAATGACAGGTGATGGTGTGAACGATGCGCCAGCATTGAAAGCGAGTGACGTTGGATGTGCGATGGGGATCACCGGTACAGATGTAGCGCAAAGTGCCGCTGACATGATTTTGACCGATGACAACTTCGCTACGATCGTAGATGCAGTTAGCCAAGGACGTTCCGTTTATCAAAATATTCGAAAAGCGATCAACTTCTTATTAAGCTGTAATATCTCTGAGATTTTTATCGTATTGATTGCGATGTTAGTTGGTTGGGGGGCACCATTTACAGCCGTTCAACTGTTGTTCGTAAACGTTGTTGCTGATGGACTACCTGGTTTCGCTCTAGGAAGAGAACCAGCAGAGGAAGGGATCATGAATGAAGCACCAATTCCTAAAAATGAAGGAATTTTCGCTCGTGGTCTAATGAAGAAAATTGCCATCAATGCAGGAATATTTACGGTAGTCACTTTATTTGGTTACTACTTAGGAAGCTTCGTCGATACGATCAGCCCTTGGGTTGATGCTAGTCAAGAAGTTGGCCAAACCGTTGCATTTCTAGTATTGGCTTACTCTTCGATCATTCATGTCTTTAATGTTCGTAGTAGTCAATCGATTTTCAAAGTGAACTTAGCAACGAATAAATCGTTAGTGGAAATGGCGATTCTTTCCCTTCTTATCACGTCAGCAGTCGCTTTATTACCATTCACGCAAGAATTATTTGGGTTAGTTCATATTAGTTTGAATCATTGGTTCTTAGTAGGAATCTTGTCGCTCATACCGATTGGGGTCAATGAATTGATCAAGTTCCACCAATTGCCAGATGAGGAAGAGACAGTAGAAGCACCAGAATCTGAAATGTAA
- the yajC gene encoding preprotein translocase subunit YajC, with amino-acid sequence MGSLPMLVMFVALLGMWFFMSRTQKKQQQERQNLLDSMKAGDEVVTIGGLHGVVSEIDETNRTVVLDCEGIFLEYDRAAIKTVKPGTGAMTSTPIAPPVEEPTEPEVIETVEVPETPEEKKEEKEL; translated from the coding sequence ATGGGTTCATTACCAATGTTAGTGATGTTCGTTGCCCTATTAGGGATGTGGTTCTTTATGTCACGTACACAAAAGAAACAACAACAAGAACGTCAAAACTTGCTTGATAGTATGAAAGCTGGCGATGAAGTAGTCACGATCGGTGGACTTCATGGCGTAGTCTCAGAAATCGACGAGACAAATCGTACAGTTGTTTTAGACTGCGAAGGGATCTTTTTAGAATACGATCGAGCAGCCATCAAAACGGTAAAACCAGGTACAGGCGCGATGACAAGCACACCAATCGCACCACCAGTAGAAGAACCGACAGAACCAGAAGTAATTGAAACTGTTGAAGTTCCAGAAACACCTGAAGAGAAAAAAGAAGAAAAAGAATTATAG